The genomic DNA TCATTGACAAGACCAGTGATATTGTAGTTTTAAATAAAGACTGTCATGAAATAAAAAAATTAAATTTGAAAAATAAAAATATTATATGGTATAGTATAAACGATGAGAGTGCAGATATTTATGCAGCAAATATAGAATATAAAAACAGGGAATCGCATTATGAAGTAGTGAAAAACGGGGAAAGTCTGGGAAAATTCAGACTTAGCATTCCCGGAGAACACAATATTTCTAATTCACTGGGAGTAATATATCTTGCACATGAATTTTTATGTGATATGGATAAAGTAAAAGAATATCTGTATAATTTTAGGGGAGCAAACAGAAGATACCAGATACTTTATGATAAATCTATAAAGATAATAGATGATTATGCTCATCACCCCACAGAAATAACTGCTACCATTAATGCTGCAAAAAAAATAGAAACTGGTAAAATTACAGTTGTTTTTCAGCCGCACAGATACAGCAGAACAAATTTTTTTCTAAATGAATTTGCCGAAAGTCTGAAACTTGCCGATGAAGTATATCTTCTTCCTATTTACAGTGCTGAAGAGGAAAATATATATAATATAAGTTCCGAGAAGCTTGCTGAGCTTATAGGCGGTAACACAAGAGTTTACAGTGAAGAAGAAATATCAGATCGTGTATTGAATGACAACAGCAGTGAAAATGTTTATTTGTTTATGGGAGCAGGAAGTATCTCCAGAATTGCAAATACTATAAAAAATAAACTGCCACTCTGATCATACAGAGAGAAGAGCTTTGACATCAGCATTTATCAGTAAAAATATAAGCCAGACAAAACACTAAATAGAGGGATAGAAATTATGAAAATATTAGCGAATGTAGAAATGAAAAATTATTCAAATATGAAAATAGGCGGAAAAGCGAAAGAATTAATTTTTATAGAAAAAGAAGAAGAATTAAAAGAAGTTTTGAAAACTAGAGATAAGGTTTTTTTAATAGGGAACGGGACAAATACACTGATAAGCGATAAGGATCTGGATATAAGCTTTATATCGCTAAAAGAATTTAATTACATGAAGGTAATTGAAAAAAATGAAAATTATGATATAGTATGTATAGGTTCTGGGGCAAATCTTGATGATTTGATTGACTTTATGGAAGCAAATGATTATGCAGGACTTGAAAATATAACAGGCATTCCAGGCTCGGTAGGCGGACTTGTGAATATGAACGGCGGAGCTTACGGTACAGAAATTTTTGACTGCATAGATAAAATAAAAATATGTGATCTTGACGGAAATATAAAAGTATTTGAAAAAAGCGAGCTGAATTATAATTACAGAACAACTGACATAAAAGAAAATAAATGGATCGTAGTAGAAGTGTACTTTAAATTTTCAAAAGGCTTTGATAAGGAATGCTCACAGGATAAAAAAGATAAAAGAGAAGAAAGACACCCGCTGGAACTGCCGAATCTCGGAAGTACATTCAAAAATCCTGATCAGAACTTTGCCGCACAGTTAATCTCGGACGCGGGTTTGAAAGAATACAGAGTAGGAAATGCAATGGTTTCACCAAAACATCCTAATTTTATAGTAAATCTGGGTGAAGCAGGCTTTGAAGATGTAATGGGTGTAATAGAGCATGTTAAGGAAATTATAAAAGAAAAAAATAATATTGATTTACAAACAGAGATAATAATAGTAAAATAAAATTGTTGACATTCTCGCTAATTTGTTATATAAAAAAACAAGTTTGAAAAATATAAAAAATTAGTGTATAATTCTTTTAACAATAATGAGGTTGATTAGATGCTCAAATTTTTGAAATTTTTAGTATTTCTGTTAATGCTTACGATATTAATAAAAGGTTTATTCATATTTGCAAGTAAAGATTTTTTTAAAGTAGTAAATGTAAAGGTAGAGGGAGATAACGAACTTATAAAATTTGATATTACTGAGAAAATTTTACAGATAAAAGACAATACAAATTTAGTCTACATTAATACTAAAAAAATGGAAAAATATCTTAGTGAAGATGTTAGAGTAAAAAGTGTAAAAATAAAAAAAGTTTATCCAAGCGAACTGATAGTTAGAATAGAAGGAAATAAACCTTATTCTTATTTGAGGCAGAAAAATAATTTTTATGTAATAAACAGCGACGGAGAGATATTTGCAAATATAAATGAAATTACAGATAAAAATTTACCTGTTATAAATGCTGAAAATAAAGAAGATTTAGAAACAATTTTACAAGTACTGTCAAAAATAAAAAATGAAGGTTTTTTCAGTAATATTTCAGAGGTAAGAAAAGTAAAAAGCGATTATGAAATTTTATTAAATGACGGAACCTTAATTAAGACTACCATTGTAGTTGATACTGCAAAGTATGATAACTGCTTTAAATTGTATAAGAGCTTAATTAATGAAAATAAGAAAGTAGAATACATAGATTTGAGGTTTAAGGATATTAATTTAAAAGAAAAAGATTTATTGCAAACAAATTTGGAGGGAAAAAATG from Sebaldella termitidis ATCC 33386 includes the following:
- the murC gene encoding UDP-N-acetylmuramate--L-alanine ligase; the protein is MSEGVKTIFFSGINGIGMSGLAKIMVTKGYNVYGSDIAEKPVSKQLRDMGVGMFIGQEAKNLEGKNIDLFIYSSAIKENNPEYKYAVNNNIKKIKRGELLALLMNDSKGIAVAGTHGKTTTSSMLGITMLEKDPCIVVGGIIPEIGSNSKVGNSEYFIAEADESDNSFLYLTPSYSIVTNVEADHLENHGSYENIKKSFEEFIDKTSDIVVLNKDCHEIKKLNLKNKNIIWYSINDESADIYAANIEYKNRESHYEVVKNGESLGKFRLSIPGEHNISNSLGVIYLAHEFLCDMDKVKEYLYNFRGANRRYQILYDKSIKIIDDYAHHPTEITATINAAKKIETGKITVVFQPHRYSRTNFFLNEFAESLKLADEVYLLPIYSAEEENIYNISSEKLAELIGGNTRVYSEEEISDRVLNDNSSENVYLFMGAGSISRIANTIKNKLPL
- the murB gene encoding UDP-N-acetylmuramate dehydrogenase; protein product: MKILANVEMKNYSNMKIGGKAKELIFIEKEEELKEVLKTRDKVFLIGNGTNTLISDKDLDISFISLKEFNYMKVIEKNENYDIVCIGSGANLDDLIDFMEANDYAGLENITGIPGSVGGLVNMNGGAYGTEIFDCIDKIKICDLDGNIKVFEKSELNYNYRTTDIKENKWIVVEVYFKFSKGFDKECSQDKKDKREERHPLELPNLGSTFKNPDQNFAAQLISDAGLKEYRVGNAMVSPKHPNFIVNLGEAGFEDVMGVIEHVKEIIKEKNNIDLQTEIIIVK
- a CDS encoding cell division protein FtsQ/DivIB — its product is MLTILIKGLFIFASKDFFKVVNVKVEGDNELIKFDITEKILQIKDNTNLVYINTKKMEKYLSEDVRVKSVKIKKVYPSELIVRIEGNKPYSYLRQKNNFYVINSDGEIFANINEITDKNLPVINAENKEDLETILQVLSKIKNEGFFSNISEVRKVKSDYEILLNDGTLIKTTIVVDTAKYDNCFKLYKSLINENKKVEYIDLRFKDINLKEKDLLQTNLEGKNGRDPK